AAGCGGGCGCTGGATGGCTAGCTGGCGGCGGTGGAGTGGATGTCACCATCCCGAGATCGTGGGCAGAGGAGCTCGGGCTTGTGGGGACTAGCGCCGCAGACGAAATTGAGAAGTTGCGTGGCGAGAAGTTGCGACTGGAAACCGCCATCCAGCGAACACTGGACGAGAACGGCCATCTCGCAGATGGTGACGACTGCACGCTGAGACATTTGGTGCGCGCAGCCGGAGTTTGACTGCGGAGGCGGGAACGGCGTCGATGTTTTGACGCACTTTGGAATCACTCAATAACGGAGATTCATATGCGAACTTTGGACGAACACAAGATCAATCCGGGCAATGACATACTGACCATCACTGTACTTGACGGGCCTGGCCACGGAGGTGCAAATCACGTTTACGACATCGAAGGCGGCGAAGCAGTGCCAACGCGCCTGCGCTTTCAGAACGGCCCGATCAGCGCCGACGGTAATGGCGTGAATGGCATCACTCACGAGGCACTACTCGCGGTGCTGTGCGACCGCTTGCGCGGGTTCCAAAAAGGCCCGTATTCGTGCAAGGCGAACGCCTGCGCACTGACGCACTTGGAAGAGGCGCAGCACTGGCTACAACAGCGCACCATAGCTCGCATGCGGCGCGGTGTAGAGGGCACTCACACAGCCTGAATTCCGACACCGATGGCATGGCGGACTGGGAATCAAACCGGGTGAATCCATGCTGCGGAGCACTGGCGCGCCGCGCACTTCAAACCAGCCAGGCCGGGGCAGGCCGGCACCACATACACAGGGGTCATAAGATGGACGAGAAAGAAAATGCCTTGATTGACGAGGGTACTCCAGTTGATTGACGAGGGTATTCAGTTCGGCGTAAACATGATGAAGTTGGTGCCGAAGGACGACAAACTGGCGCAGGAAGCCTACATCAAAGGCGTCATGTTTATCTTCATGGGCGCGCTGTGGGGCACCAAGGGCACGGAGTACGCGCGCGGCGTCATCGAGTCTCAACTGCGCTGCATGGAGTGCGAAGACGAGTTGCCGAACACTGAGGTAATCGACGCATGACGGCAAGCGAAGCGCCGCCCGACCCTATGGCTGATAATCAAGCGATGCCCGCGCCGGACGGGTTTTGCAAACGGGAATGTCCCTACATGGAAACATGGAACCACCCATTCTTCCACGACGCGGCGTGGTGCTGGAAGCAAATGCGCGACCTCGGCTATTACGACGGCCTGATAGCAGACTGCCTACACCGTGCGCCTGATGAGAGATTGGCGCTATTGCTGGAAGACGCGATTCCGTCGAGAAAGGAAAAAACATGATTACCCACGAAGAAGCCGAAGCAATTGCTGGAAAGATGATGCAGGACGATGTTAACTCCTGCAAAACGCAACACGGCGCATGATGTTGCAAATG
The sequence above is drawn from the Hyphomicrobiales bacterium genome and encodes:
- a CDS encoding ABC transporter ATPase, giving the protein MRTLDEHKINPGNDILTITVLDGPGHGGANHVYDIEGGEAVPTRLRFQNGPISADGNGVNGITHEALLAVLCDRLRGFQKGPYSCKANACALTHLEEAQHWLQQRTIARMRRGVEGTHTA